GGATCACACCAACATCATAAGTTGGCGCAAGTGTGTCTGACAATTTTAAGGTGTTGGTATAACCTAAAGAAATATCAGTTTCAGTTGAAACACCCGGTGTATTAAAGTCAACACTTGAACCCCAAAGCGCAACATAAGCACCTGACTTATGAGAAAAAGTAAAACCACCTTGAATGGCTGGGTTATTTGATGATTGTGTCACACCACGGAAGCGATAGTCTGTGGTCGCTGCCACACTACCTGTTGCCGTGATTCCATAAAAAGATGGTGCATCTTCAGCCATAGCCATGGTTGAACTTGCTGCAAAAATACTAAGACTCACGGCCTTAAGTGCAAATTTCATCATTTTGATCTCCCCCACAATGAATGCACGATTTATATGAATTAACAAATTGTGTTGGTTAAGCTTTAGCAATTGCTGTGCCAATTCCATATTTGCTATCGATGCACTTCATTAATTTTGAGATCAGATTTATTCTACAATTAAATTTCCGTTTATTTTTCATTAAAATATATTAATAAAAAACAATAAATTAAAAATAAAATTCTTGTTGTATTAAAAATAATAAATATACGAAAACCCCTTATCGGAAACTCATTACCGAGATGAGAAGTGTTCATGTGATTGATGTAAATTCTCTATTTAAACCTAGAGCCGAGCTATAAAAACTCCGTAAATTTTTAAAGACAGTGCTTATATGGTCTGTGAGTGAGCATTTCTACTCGTTAGATTTTTTTATTTATTTTCTAATTTAAAACAATGAACCATATTGGGTCTTTTTTAAACAATATTTTGAGAAAAAATAATAATGCACAAAATCCAAGCAATCTAGCGCACTAAATATGACCAACCCAACGATATTCTGTCGGCCTACTATAGTGATCTATTTTCATACACTTTTATTTTCAAATAATGTTATAAAGTAACAATTTAGCTATTCTTTAAAATAAATTGCTGTAAAAAGCTGCTTACAAGAAGATTAAAAAGTAAACATATCCAACAAAAAAGCGCAAAAAATGAACACAAAAATCAACTTTTTTTTAGCCTATTAATAAAAAATAAATGGTAAAAATCCACTAAAAAATAAATTACTTTTTTTATTTTAAACAATATATTAAGTGTAAAAATCTGGCTATAAAACTACTAAGCAACCCCTAACACATTAATTAAATCCTGCATAGCATATATAAAATAAAATGAACAAAAATATATCTTTTTTATAGATTACTTATACAATTGATGGAAATCCTAGGCCCTGAACAATAACAAGGCACAGGATTTATCGTTTTTATGAGGTTCTTTAAATATGCTAAAAGCACAAAAACTTACATTAGCAGTTCTCATTTCTGCGGCAATAATTTCCTCAGCTCAGGCAAGCGAGCAAAGTGAGGCAAAAGGATTTGTTGAAGATGCGAACGGTTCTATTCTCTTCCGTACAGGTTACATCAGCCGTGACAAAAAAAATGGCGTAGATGACACCAGTTCATTTGCTCAAACAGCAATCGTTACGCTAGATTCTGGCTTTACCCCTGGTATTGTTGGTTTCGGTGTTGGTGTTGTTGGTGATGGTTCATTTAAAATCGGCGACAATAATAACGCTGGTAATAACATGATTCCACGCGAAACATTGAACGGTAAAGAAAACTCTGGTGATACTTATGATCACTGGGCTCGTGGTGGTGGTAACGTAAAAGCACGTTTCTCAAATACAACTGTACGTTATGGTACTCAAGTACTCGACCTACCTGTTCTTGCAAGTAACACAGCTCGTTTAGTACCTGAATATTTCACAGGTACATTGTTAACCAGCCATGAAATTAAAGATTTAGAAGTGATTGCTGGTAAATTCACTAAAAACCAATATTCTGATCAAGTGAACACAGATGGCCGTCGTCTTGACCGTGCAATTGTTTGGGGTGCTAAATACAAGTTTGATGATAATTTAAATGCATCTTACTATGGCCTAGATAGTAAAGATAAACTTGAACGTCATTATGTAAATGTGAATTATAAGCAACCTCTTTCTAATGACAGCTCATTAACTTACGATTTCAGTGGTTATCATACTAAGTTCGATGAAGGTGCTTCTACTTATTCACAAACTACTGATGACCTATCTAATCGTAAGAATAATATCTGGGCAATCTCTACAGCCTATAATACTGGTCCACATAACATCATGGTTGCTTACCAACAAAACAGTGGTAATGTCGGTTATGACTATGGGGAAAATGCTGACGGTGGCCAAAGTATTTATTTGCCAAACTCTTACCTGTCTGACTTCATCGGTAACGATGAAAAATCTGCGCAAATTCAGTACAGTCTTGATTTCGGTAAGTTAGGTGTATTACCAGGTCTAAACTGGACCACTGCATTTGTATATGGTTGGGACATCAAAGTTAAAGGTTTAACGGATGATGCTGAAGAACGTGAATTCTTTAACCAAGTAAAATATACAGTTCAAAGTGGCTTTGCTAAAGATGCAAGCCTTCGTATTCGTAACTCTTACTATCGTGCAAGTGATGCTTATCAAACCAATGCTTACATTGGCGATACGAACGAATGGCGTTTATTCCTTGATATTCCTGTGAAATTATTCTAATTCACATATCTATCAAGCATAAAAAAACCTACGTCTGGCAACAGAGGTAGGTTTTTTATCAAGCTCAGAATATCAACTGAGAAATTCTGAGCTTATAAATTAAAGCTTATTTAGCAGCTTCAATTGCTTTTAATACTTCTGCTTTAGCAACATCAGCACCTTCCCAACCACTGATTTTTACCCATTTACCAGGTTCTAAATCTTTATAGTGACTGAAGAAATGCTCAACTTGGCTAATCAATAACGGAGGAAGATCTGTATATTCTTTCACGTCTTTATAAAGTGGAGATAATTTTTCGTGTGGAACAGCGATTAATTTCGCATCAATACCACCGTCATCTTCCATGTTTAATTTACCCACTGGACGGCAACGAATTACAGAGCCAGCAGCAACAGGATGTGGAGTTACAACAAGTACGTCTAACGGGTCGCCATCTTCAGACAAAGTATTTGGAACATAACCATAGTTCGCTGGGTAGAACATTGCTGTACCCATAAAACGGTCTACAAACAATGCATCAGAATCTTTGTCGATTTCATATTTAATTGGTGCTGCATTTGCAGGAATTTCAATGATGACATAGATGTCATTTGGTGCATCTTTACCTGCTGGGATATTGCTGTAACTCATATCAATACTCTTTCGTTATGAAGTCAGATGTAAAATCCACTCGATTATAGCGTGGATATCATCAAAATGATGCCGATTATACAATGGGCACACGCGAAAGTTGATATGAATGGTGACAGAATGACACTCAAGTCAGTTTTATCGTGACCACTAATAAAAAGATTGGGCACAATATAGATAAGAACCAGACAATCGAACGTAAAGTTGCCCAGTTACTTAAATAGCAGATGCCATAAATAACTCTTAAAATAATATAAGCCCAACCTAACCTTAGAATGAAATATTCCGGAACAACCATATATTCAGCCATTAAAATAGCTGTTAAGAATAATGGTAGGCTTTCAAAACTATTTTGTTGTACGGCATTAGCGCGAGCAGCAAGACCTGTTGTTTTAGCAAGAAAGGCTCTCGGGTTTTGATTGTCACTAGGCTGAAAACCGCCCGTAAACTTTGCAATTACGGTAAATGCGTATGGCAGCAAACATGCCACTAAAATAATATAGATAATGCCGCTGATGCCCTGCATAGTGCCATCCATCACTGAAAATACTGTTGATCATGCTATCATAACATTGCGTTTTTACCTGAAATTTTATGCAATCACTTGTCATCACTGATTAATAGGGCCATATATGCAACAACCTGATCAAAAAGAATTGTTTGAAGTCTTAGATAAGCAAAAACAGAATCAACTTCAGGTAGATCGTGTATTAAAAATCGTACTTCCGATTGTCGCTTTTTTATTGAGTGTGATTTGTGCAAATTTAAATTGGCAATCGACACTAGGCACCTTTGTCATTTTAACAATTACCTTTATTGCAGTCGGTATTAAACGGCTTCCTTTATGGCATTGGTTAATTGTGATTGCTCTATATTGCCTTGTTGATAATTATTTAAGTTATGGTCAACTTGATTTAACTCATCTACGCTTACAACTTGGCACAATGCTTGTTTTTGTTGGAATGGTAGGAATTGGCCGTCCCTATATAGACCGCTGGTTTATGAAAAGTCACAAAATATAAATACAAAAAAAGCGCCCTAAGGCGCTTTTTCATTAACTTTTTAAGCTGGTTTACGTAAGTCTTTACGCAAGATTTTACCTACGTTTGATTTAGGTAACTCATCCATAAACTCAACATAACGAGGGCGTTTATAACCTGTTAAGTTCTCTTTAGCAAAGTTCAAAATTTCTTCAGTCGTTAAGCTTTGATCTTTTTTCACGATAAAGAGTTTTGGCACTTCACCTGATTTTTCATCTGGAACACCAATTGCAGCAACTTCCAATACTTTTGGATGCTTAGCAATCACTTCTTCGATTTCACTTGGATAAACGTTAAAGCCAGAGACCAAAATCATATCTTTTTTACGGTCTACAATTTTTGTATAACCACGGCTATCCATAACGCCGATATCACCCGTACGGAAGAAGCCGTCCGCGGTCATGACTTTAGCTGTCTCATCAGGACGGTTCCAATAGCCTTTCATTACTTGAGGACCGCGAATTGAGATTTCACCTTGCTCACCTAAAGCAACTTCTTTACCGTCATCATCTAAAATAGCAACTTCAGTTAAAGGTAATGGAATACCAATTGTGCCGCTAAATTCAGTAGATGCAGGAGGATTTGCAGTCGCTACCGGAGAAGTCTCAGATAAGCCATAGCCTTCAATAATAGTTGTGCCAGTAATTTTCTTCCAAGCTTCTGCTGTAGAAGGTAATACTGCCATACCACCGCCCATCGCCATTTTTAAATTGCTATGGTCAAGCTGTTTAAATTCTTCATTATTCACTAACGCATTAAATAATGTATTTACTGCTGGGAAGAATGATGGCTGATATTTACGTAATTCATTAATTACAGCAGGTAAATCACGTGGGTTCGGAATCAAGATATTTGCTTGACCTTTATACATACCGTACATTGCGCAAACCATGAACGCAAAAATATGATAAAGCGGTAATGCACAAACAATACGGTCGCCTTTAGCCCCATCATTTGCACCAAATTTACTTTGGAAAATACCGTCACACTGTAAAAGGTTGGCAACCAAATTGCGGTGAGTCAGCTCAGCACCCTTTGAAACACCAGTTGTACCACCCGTATATTGAAGTACGGCAGTATCGCTTAAAGTTAAGTTCGGACGTTTATAATTACTCGGACTTTCTTTATTTAATGCTGTATTAAATTTAACGTGCCCAGGAATATTCCAAGCAGGAATTTGCTTACGTACTTTACGTAATACAAAATTTACCAATGTGCCTTTAAGTGTACCAAGCATATCCCCTACTGTCGCAACTACAACATGCTTCACAGGAGTTTTACCTAAAATACTTTGGTAAACACTGGCAAAGTTTTCAATAATCACGAGTACTTCTGCACCCGAGTCATTTAATTGATGCTCAAGCTCACGCGCAGTATAAAGTGGGTTTACATTCACCAACACTAAGCCTGCACGTAACACAGCTAATGCAACTACAGGATATTGCAATACGTTCGGCATCATTACTGCCACACGAGTTCCCTTTGCTAACCCCAAATTTTGCAAATAGGTCGCGAACTTACGGCTTGCGAGTTCTAACTCGTTAAATGACATTGCCTTATCCATGAAGATAAAGGCATCACGAGAACCAAATTTTTGGAAATTACTCTCAAAAATATCAACAAGAGAAGTATTTTCCGCAGGCAATGCTACTGTTTCTGGAATCCCTGTTTTTTGGTATTCTGCAAACCAAATCTTTTCCATAATGCCATTATCTCCGATTCGTAATCCTTAGTAATAACTGTTATTCAATGCCCCAGCTATTCTTTAGCTTCTTGGTGCCAGAACATATTTAAAACTTATTGGCACATTCATGACACTTTCGAACAAGATTATGAGACAGAAGTTTTGACAATTTGACCCTGTCAAATTTTTTGCATGGAGTACAAATTACGTACTCCAAATTGCTGTCCTTTTAATCGTTATCCAATACCAACAAGTTCAGTTCATTGCTTGAACATGTTGCCATATATAGCGTATTTATGTTGCCCGACGCTAGCTTTATCTCTGAATCAACAGTTTATTTGCTTTTTGATATCCACGTGGTAAGAGATGACCTTTTGAAGCTCGTTTACCCATGTATTTTTGTAGATCATCACCTTTTAATTTTAGATGTTGTTGACCTGCAACTACCTGAATTATTTCATCTAAGTTCAGGGTTGTCATGGATAAAATCTGCTCTTTCGCTTCAAGTTGTATCAACTTATTACCTTTACCCTTATTTAAATTTGGCAGTTCTGACAAATCAATAATCAGGAGTCGACCTGCTGAGCTGAGTACAGCCAAATGTGTCATATTTTGGGCGGAGATTAATGGCAAAGCTTTTGATTTTTCAGGTACCGACAAGAAACTTTTTCCGGCCTTGGCATTAGTATCTAGCTGTTTAACTTGAGTTTTAAAACCATAACCTGATGAGCTAGCAGCAATAAGTTCTGAGTCTTCATCCTCTAAGTAGACCTGAATAAACGCGACTCCACTTGCAGGAGCCAGTTTCGAACTTAGTGGTTCACCTAAACCCCTTGCTGATGGCAAGCTACTAATAGGTAAAGCATAACTACGCCCCGTCTCATCAAGGAAATAAATTCGTTGGTTGGTTTTACCTACCGCATGACTTAAATATTGGTCGCCAGCGCGATAGTTTAAATTCTCTGCATCAACATCCGCACCTTTTGCAGCACGAATCCATCCCGCCTCAGATAAAACCACTGTTACTGCTTCAGCTGGCATTAAATCCTGTTCTCTAATTTGAACAGCTTCAGCACGCGCAACAATTGGAGAACGGCGTTCATCACCAAACTTTTTCGCGTCTTCTTTTAATTCACCAATAATCAGACTCTTTAAAGATTCTGGATTTTCTAATTGTTCACGGATAATGGCAGCTTTTGCAGCAAGCTCATCTTGTTCATGACGGATTTCCATCTCTTCAAGTTTTGCCAAATGACGCAACTTGAGTTCTAGAATTGCTTCTGCCTGTATCTCATCAATTTTGAAATGTTCCATCAATACAGGTTTAGGCTGATCTTCTTCACGAATAATACGAATGACTGTATCAATATCAAGATAAGCAATTAAAAGACCTGCCAAAATATGCAGGCGCTTTTCAATTCGGTTTAAATGGTATTCTAAGCGGCGAGTTACCGTTTTCTTACGGATCTCAATCCATTCAAGCAAGATACGACGAATCGACTTAACTTGAGGACGGCCATCCTCACCAATCATGTTTAAATTAACACGGTAGCTCGATTCTAAATCTGTAGTCGCAAATAAGTGGCTCATCACCGCTTCTGCATCAATGCGGTTAGAACGCAGTACAATCACGAGTCGTGTTGGATTTTCATGATCCGACTCGTCACGAATATCAACGACTAATGGCAGTTTTTTGGCCTGCATTTGGTCGGCAATTTGAGTAATTACCTTAGAACCCGATACTTGATACGGTAATTCGGTAATCACAATTTCATTTTTTTCGATGGTATAAACCGCTCGCATGCGGTAACTACCACGACCAGTCATCTGGATTTTGAGTAATTCTTCTGGCGGCGTAATAATTTCAGCTTTGGTTGGTAAATCTGGCGCTGGAATATATTCAGCCAATTTTTCATCTGATGTTTGCGGATTACGAATTAAAGCAATTGTGCCTTTAATCACTTCACGCAAATTATGTGGCGGAATATCGGTAGCCATACCAACCGCAATACCAGTTGTACCATTAAGCAAAATATTAGGAACTCGTGCTGGCAACGTAATCGGTTCTTTTAAAGAACCATCAAAGTTATCTTGCCACTCACTCGTGCCTTGTCCTAACTCACTTAGTAATAACTCACTGTAGGCAGAAAGTTTTGCCTCGGTGTAACGCATCGCAGCAAACGATTTAGGGTCATCTGGTGAGCCCCAGTTCCCTTGACCTTCGATTAAAGGATAGCGATAACTAAATGGCTGAGCCATCAACACCATAGCTTCATAACATGCCGAGTCGCCATGTGGATGGTATTTACCGAGTACGTCACCCACAGTACGGGCCGATTTTTTTGGCTTACCACTGCTTTTTAAGCCCAACTCGCTCATGGCATAGACAATACGGCGCTGTACAGGTTTTAAGCCATCACTGATATGCGGCAATGCACGGTCCATGATGACGTACATGGCATAATTCAGGTAAGCCTGTTCAGTAAATTCGGCTACAGAGCGGTTTTCTGTCGCTTGATGCGCAAGGCTGGTCATAGTCAGCTTATCTTCCAAATCAGTCGTTATTTTAAGTGAGTCTTATGCTAAGTGGGCTATGTTACAGA
This genomic stretch from Acinetobacter pittii harbors:
- a CDS encoding MAPEG family protein, whose amino-acid sequence is MQGISGIIYIILVACLLPYAFTVIAKFTGGFQPSDNQNPRAFLAKTTGLAARANAVQQNSFESLPLFLTAILMAEYMVVPEYFILRLGWAYIILRVIYGICYLSNWATLRSIVWFLSILCPIFLLVVTIKLT
- the fadD gene encoding long-chain-fatty-acid--CoA ligase gives rise to the protein MEKIWFAEYQKTGIPETVALPAENTSLVDIFESNFQKFGSRDAFIFMDKAMSFNELELASRKFATYLQNLGLAKGTRVAVMMPNVLQYPVVALAVLRAGLVLVNVNPLYTARELEHQLNDSGAEVLVIIENFASVYQSILGKTPVKHVVVATVGDMLGTLKGTLVNFVLRKVRKQIPAWNIPGHVKFNTALNKESPSNYKRPNLTLSDTAVLQYTGGTTGVSKGAELTHRNLVANLLQCDGIFQSKFGANDGAKGDRIVCALPLYHIFAFMVCAMYGMYKGQANILIPNPRDLPAVINELRKYQPSFFPAVNTLFNALVNNEEFKQLDHSNLKMAMGGGMAVLPSTAEAWKKITGTTIIEGYGLSETSPVATANPPASTEFSGTIGIPLPLTEVAILDDDGKEVALGEQGEISIRGPQVMKGYWNRPDETAKVMTADGFFRTGDIGVMDSRGYTKIVDRKKDMILVSGFNVYPSEIEEVIAKHPKVLEVAAIGVPDEKSGEVPKLFIVKKDQSLTTEEILNFAKENLTGYKRPRYVEFMDELPKSNVGKILRKDLRKPA
- the oprD gene encoding OprD family outer membrane porin, whose amino-acid sequence is MLKAQKLTLAVLISAAIISSAQASEQSEAKGFVEDANGSILFRTGYISRDKKNGVDDTSSFAQTAIVTLDSGFTPGIVGFGVGVVGDGSFKIGDNNNAGNNMIPRETLNGKENSGDTYDHWARGGGNVKARFSNTTVRYGTQVLDLPVLASNTARLVPEYFTGTLLTSHEIKDLEVIAGKFTKNQYSDQVNTDGRRLDRAIVWGAKYKFDDNLNASYYGLDSKDKLERHYVNVNYKQPLSNDSSLTYDFSGYHTKFDEGASTYSQTTDDLSNRKNNIWAISTAYNTGPHNIMVAYQQNSGNVGYDYGENADGGQSIYLPNSYLSDFIGNDEKSAQIQYSLDFGKLGVLPGLNWTTAFVYGWDIKVKGLTDDAEEREFFNQVKYTVQSGFAKDASLRIRNSYYRASDAYQTNAYIGDTNEWRLFLDIPVKLF
- the parC gene encoding DNA topoisomerase IV subunit A — protein: MTSLAHQATENRSVAEFTEQAYLNYAMYVIMDRALPHISDGLKPVQRRIVYAMSELGLKSSGKPKKSARTVGDVLGKYHPHGDSACYEAMVLMAQPFSYRYPLIEGQGNWGSPDDPKSFAAMRYTEAKLSAYSELLLSELGQGTSEWQDNFDGSLKEPITLPARVPNILLNGTTGIAVGMATDIPPHNLREVIKGTIALIRNPQTSDEKLAEYIPAPDLPTKAEIITPPEELLKIQMTGRGSYRMRAVYTIEKNEIVITELPYQVSGSKVITQIADQMQAKKLPLVVDIRDESDHENPTRLVIVLRSNRIDAEAVMSHLFATTDLESSYRVNLNMIGEDGRPQVKSIRRILLEWIEIRKKTVTRRLEYHLNRIEKRLHILAGLLIAYLDIDTVIRIIREEDQPKPVLMEHFKIDEIQAEAILELKLRHLAKLEEMEIRHEQDELAAKAAIIREQLENPESLKSLIIGELKEDAKKFGDERRSPIVARAEAVQIREQDLMPAEAVTVVLSEAGWIRAAKGADVDAENLNYRAGDQYLSHAVGKTNQRIYFLDETGRSYALPISSLPSARGLGEPLSSKLAPASGVAFIQVYLEDEDSELIAASSSGYGFKTQVKQLDTNAKAGKSFLSVPEKSKALPLISAQNMTHLAVLSSAGRLLIIDLSELPNLNKGKGNKLIQLEAKEQILSMTTLNLDEIIQVVAGQQHLKLKGDDLQKYMGKRASKGHLLPRGYQKANKLLIQR
- the ppa gene encoding inorganic diphosphatase, with product MSYSNIPAGKDAPNDIYVIIEIPANAAPIKYEIDKDSDALFVDRFMGTAMFYPANYGYVPNTLSEDGDPLDVLVVTPHPVAAGSVIRCRPVGKLNMEDDGGIDAKLIAVPHEKLSPLYKDVKEYTDLPPLLISQVEHFFSHYKDLEPGKWVKISGWEGADVAKAEVLKAIEAAK